The following coding sequences are from one Bradyrhizobium sp. WSM471 window:
- a CDS encoding LysR family transcriptional regulator: MGIDTVNLGHIDLNLLVHLGALLTERSVTRAAARVGIGQSAMSHNLARLRELFSDELLTRGPEGMRLTPRAVTLLEPVQSMLAQVEALVSREQTFDPATAVRTFTFGLPDSMEILFMPALLARMRDVAPGIHLRLYNFDASRLLDDLDADEMDLAIGYDAFQQGQLHHKRRKLFTESYVCMFNAGLTGITPPISLDDYVRLPHVLTSLRPARNARGIVDEALEKLGLRRSVALTTPRFLTAPSLVAHAPVIVTIQARLARRFAADFGLSLSPLPIELREVTVSLLWHTSYDHDPAHSWLREQVAQLATEL, translated from the coding sequence ATGGGCATCGATACTGTCAATCTTGGTCATATCGACCTGAATCTGCTCGTACATCTCGGGGCACTTCTCACCGAGCGAAGCGTCACACGGGCGGCGGCCCGCGTCGGCATTGGCCAGTCCGCGATGAGCCACAACCTCGCACGCCTGCGGGAGTTGTTCTCCGACGAGCTGCTGACGCGGGGGCCCGAAGGGATGCGCCTCACCCCTCGCGCGGTCACCCTGCTCGAACCGGTGCAGTCGATGCTGGCGCAGGTCGAGGCGCTCGTGTCGCGCGAGCAGACATTCGACCCGGCGACGGCGGTGCGGACGTTCACGTTCGGATTGCCGGACAGCATGGAAATTCTGTTCATGCCGGCGCTACTCGCGCGCATGCGCGACGTCGCCCCCGGCATTCACCTGCGTCTCTACAATTTCGACGCGTCTCGCTTGCTCGACGATCTCGATGCCGACGAAATGGATCTCGCGATCGGCTACGACGCGTTCCAGCAGGGACAGCTTCACCACAAGCGCCGCAAGCTGTTCACCGAGAGCTATGTCTGCATGTTCAACGCCGGGCTGACCGGCATCACGCCTCCGATCTCGCTCGATGACTACGTGCGGCTTCCCCATGTGCTGACCAGCCTGAGGCCCGCGCGCAACGCCCGCGGCATTGTAGACGAAGCGCTGGAGAAGCTCGGATTGCGTCGTTCCGTCGCGCTGACCACGCCGCGCTTTCTCACGGCGCCCTCGCTGGTGGCGCACGCCCCCGTCATCGTCACGATCCAGGCGCGACTGGCCCGTCGCTTCGCCGCCGACTTCGGACTCAGCCTGAGCCCGCTGCCGATCGAGCTGCGCGAGGTCACGGTCTCCCTGCTATGGCACACGTCGTACGATCACGATCCGGCGCACAGCTGGCTGCGGGAACAGGTGGCGCAGCTGGCTACGGAGCTGTAA
- a CDS encoding sulfite exporter TauE/SafE family protein, which yields MDLTVTTILIAFAGVFLICFMKGAFGGGFSIVGIPLLSFVMDPVTAGGLLAPLFIAMDLFALRYWKASTWSKPDLVLLLPGLVIGIGLGYVLFRVLDHRAVAIVMAVVTLIFVGVWLLSDPKVTIQPRSTPKAVAAGLASGVTTMVAHSGGPPLAMYLLPLGLSKEIYAGTTSLFFTVGNATKAVPWLLLVRPAGNVWIVMAICLLAIPSGVWLGWRLHGKLDQRQIYRACYGLLVITALKLLWDGVSGYLV from the coding sequence ATGGATCTCACGGTCACCACAATCCTGATCGCCTTTGCCGGCGTCTTCCTGATCTGTTTCATGAAGGGCGCCTTCGGCGGCGGCTTTTCCATCGTCGGCATTCCGCTGTTGTCGTTCGTGATGGACCCGGTGACCGCAGGCGGCCTGCTCGCGCCCCTGTTCATCGCCATGGATCTGTTCGCGCTGCGCTACTGGAAGGCTTCAACCTGGTCGAAGCCGGATCTCGTGCTGCTGTTGCCGGGGCTCGTGATTGGCATCGGTCTCGGCTATGTCCTGTTCCGCGTACTCGACCATCGCGCGGTTGCGATCGTGATGGCCGTCGTCACCTTGATCTTTGTCGGCGTGTGGCTCTTGAGCGACCCCAAGGTCACCATTCAGCCACGCTCGACGCCAAAGGCGGTTGCGGCGGGTCTCGCCTCCGGCGTCACCACGATGGTCGCGCATTCCGGTGGACCGCCGCTGGCGATGTATCTGCTGCCGCTTGGCCTCAGCAAGGAGATCTATGCGGGAACGACGAGCCTGTTCTTTACCGTCGGCAATGCGACCAAGGCAGTGCCCTGGCTTCTGCTGGTGCGACCGGCTGGCAACGTCTGGATCGTGATGGCGATATGCCTGCTCGCCATTCCCAGTGGCGTCTGGCTGGGCTGGCGGCTGCACGGCAAGCTGGACCAGCGGCAGATCTATCGGGCCTGTTACGGATTGCTGGTTATCACCGCATTGAAGCTGCTGTGGGACGGCGTGTCCGGCTATCTCGTGTGA
- a CDS encoding HlyD family secretion protein, with product MKAALNSLRRFSLTAVMALVALWAGYKLWDYYMREPWTRDGHVRADVVPVAPDVSGFVTEVLVRDNQQVQRGAVLFRIDRARYDIALNQAEAVLLGKRAALDEANADLKRYSALTPDVTVSKQRIDQVVATQGSAQAGYDEAVANLSLAKLNLERSEVRASVNGVVTNMELRPGTYLTAGKGVMALLDSDTLRVEGYFEETKLPRIHLGDAVSVRLLGSERALRGRVEGVAAGIEDRDRSSGANLLASVNPTFNWVRLAQRVPVRISLDRVERRELVAGATATVEVLGSTLAADPVGNEERTAVPQRLACRAVKVAFGSSSLCD from the coding sequence ATGAAAGCCGCTCTCAATTCGCTACGTCGCTTCTCGTTAACCGCTGTCATGGCCCTTGTCGCGCTCTGGGCCGGCTACAAGCTGTGGGACTATTACATGCGGGAGCCTTGGACGCGGGATGGCCACGTCAGGGCCGACGTCGTCCCGGTCGCTCCCGACGTCTCGGGCTTCGTCACCGAGGTGCTCGTCAGAGACAACCAGCAAGTCCAGCGCGGGGCGGTGCTGTTCCGGATCGACCGGGCGCGCTACGACATCGCGCTGAATCAGGCCGAGGCGGTGCTGCTCGGCAAGCGCGCTGCGCTGGACGAAGCCAACGCCGATTTGAAGCGCTACAGTGCGCTGACGCCCGATGTGACGGTCTCCAAGCAGAGGATCGATCAGGTCGTCGCGACCCAGGGCTCGGCCCAGGCGGGCTATGACGAGGCCGTCGCGAACCTCAGCCTGGCAAAGCTCAATCTCGAGCGCAGCGAGGTGCGGGCCTCCGTCAATGGAGTCGTCACCAACATGGAGTTGCGGCCGGGCACCTATCTGACGGCGGGCAAGGGCGTGATGGCGCTGCTCGATTCAGACACGCTCCGCGTCGAGGGCTATTTCGAGGAGACCAAGCTTCCACGCATTCATCTCGGCGATGCCGTCAGCGTGCGGTTGCTCGGCAGCGAGCGTGCGTTGCGCGGCCGCGTGGAAGGCGTTGCGGCGGGCATCGAGGATCGCGATCGCAGCTCCGGCGCAAACCTGCTCGCCAGCGTCAATCCGACCTTCAACTGGGTTCGGCTGGCCCAGCGCGTTCCGGTCCGAATCTCGCTCGATCGTGTTGAGCGGCGCGAGCTTGTGGCCGGAGCGACCGCAACCGTCGAGGTGCTGGGCTCGACGCTCGCTGCCGATCCTGTCGGTAACGAGGAGCGCACGGCCGTTCCGCAGCGGCTCGCTTGCCGTGCAGTGAAGGTTGCGTTCGGCTCATCCTCTCTGTGCGACTGA
- a CDS encoding formylglycine-generating enzyme family protein, which produces MLRADLDHCEWLPDDLKTGEMVFIPGGTFRMGSDHHYPEEAPSHRVAVDGFWMDRTPVTNRQFKQFVDATGHVTEAQVVPDPKDYPGALAEMLYAGSLVFSPLPHITDLTDWSQWWTFLRGANWRHPYGPGSNIKDLDDHPVVHVSFSDAAAYARWAGKDLPTEAEWESAARGGLEAEEYAWGDALMPGGKHMANIWQGNFPVQNLGEDGYERTSPVMAFPPNGYGLYDMIGNVWEWTVDWWSSKHAADAAKPCCIPKNPRGGGEHASYDPRLPDIQIPRKVLKGGSHLCAPNYCRRYRPAARHAEPVDTSTSHVGFRCVVRMSSITERQQGRAI; this is translated from the coding sequence ATGTTGCGAGCGGATCTGGATCACTGCGAGTGGTTGCCGGATGATTTGAAGACCGGCGAGATGGTCTTCATTCCCGGCGGAACCTTTCGCATGGGATCCGACCATCATTATCCCGAGGAAGCGCCGAGCCATCGCGTCGCTGTCGACGGCTTCTGGATGGACCGCACGCCGGTGACGAACCGGCAGTTCAAGCAGTTCGTCGACGCAACCGGCCATGTCACCGAGGCGCAGGTCGTTCCCGATCCGAAGGACTATCCAGGCGCGCTGGCGGAGATGCTCTACGCGGGATCACTGGTGTTCTCACCGCTGCCGCACATCACCGATCTCACCGATTGGAGCCAGTGGTGGACTTTCCTGCGCGGCGCCAACTGGCGTCATCCCTATGGTCCCGGCAGCAACATCAAGGACCTCGACGACCATCCCGTCGTCCATGTCTCCTTTAGCGATGCGGCAGCCTATGCGCGCTGGGCCGGCAAGGACTTGCCGACGGAGGCGGAATGGGAATCTGCGGCGCGCGGCGGCCTCGAGGCGGAGGAATACGCCTGGGGCGATGCGCTGATGCCGGGCGGCAAGCACATGGCCAATATCTGGCAGGGCAACTTCCCCGTCCAGAACCTCGGCGAGGATGGGTACGAGCGTACCTCGCCGGTCATGGCCTTCCCGCCGAACGGCTACGGCCTCTACGACATGATCGGCAATGTCTGGGAGTGGACCGTCGACTGGTGGTCGTCAAAACACGCCGCCGACGCCGCAAAGCCCTGCTGCATCCCCAAAAATCCCCGCGGCGGCGGTGAGCACGCAAGTTACGACCCGCGCCTCCCCGACATCCAGATTCCGCGCAAGGTCCTCAAGGGCGGCTCGCACCTCTGCGCGCCGAACTATTGCCGCCGATATCGCCCGGCCGCGCGGCACGCGGAGCCGGTCGATACCTCGACCAGTCATGTCGGGTTCCGCTGCGTGGTGCGAATGTCGTCTATAACCGAACGCCAACAAGGACGTGCAATCTAG
- a CDS encoding DUF1656 domain-containing protein: MKYQLDLFGVIVPSLLLWCVVAYVLARIVSKVMARAGLYRHVWHGALFEFSLYVSLVAGLILVSKDFVS; encoded by the coding sequence ATGAAATACCAGCTCGATCTCTTTGGCGTGATTGTTCCAAGCCTGCTGCTGTGGTGTGTCGTCGCCTATGTGCTCGCGCGCATCGTGAGCAAGGTGATGGCGCGGGCCGGCCTCTATCGCCACGTCTGGCACGGCGCGCTGTTCGAGTTTTCGCTCTATGTCTCTCTGGTCGCCGGTCTGATCCTCGTTTCCAAGGATTTCGTGTCATGA
- a CDS encoding 4-hydroxythreonine-4-phosphate dehydrogenase PdxA: protein MTAKPLIALAMGDPAGISPELTAKLVVQDDVRAVSRIVVIGDRRIFDEGARVAGVKPELTTVEQGVDLRAAKGETLFVDLGHLDPGDIRQGIASLAGGQFALANYKHALELGRDSRVDAVCFTPFNKQAMRLARAEYDDEIAFSAEVVGLKTPASEFNVLDRLWNARVTSHISLKDVAARLSGERIHRALKLTDACMRNAGFARPRIAVAGLNPHAGDGGNFGREEIDVIAPVVAAGQREGIVVEGPFPADTVFLRAKGGAFDAVLTMYHDQGQIAMKLMGFDRGVTLLGGFPFPICTPAHGTAYDIAGQGIASIGASRAAVLLAAEMAGRRAA, encoded by the coding sequence ATGACCGCAAAGCCGCTCATTGCATTGGCAATGGGAGATCCCGCCGGCATCAGCCCGGAATTGACCGCAAAGCTCGTCGTGCAGGACGACGTCCGCGCCGTCAGCCGGATTGTCGTGATCGGCGACCGCCGCATCTTCGACGAGGGCGCGCGCGTTGCCGGCGTCAAGCCGGAGCTGACAACAGTGGAGCAGGGGGTGGACTTGCGCGCGGCGAAGGGCGAGACGCTGTTCGTCGATCTCGGCCACCTCGATCCCGGCGACATCAGGCAGGGGATCGCGAGCCTTGCCGGGGGCCAGTTCGCGCTTGCCAACTACAAGCACGCGCTCGAACTCGGCCGTGACAGCCGGGTCGACGCCGTCTGCTTTACGCCGTTCAACAAGCAGGCGATGCGGCTGGCTCGCGCCGAGTATGACGACGAGATCGCGTTCTCCGCCGAAGTGGTCGGTCTCAAAACCCCCGCAAGCGAGTTCAACGTGCTGGACCGGCTCTGGAACGCCCGGGTGACGTCTCATATCTCGCTCAAGGACGTCGCCGCGCGCCTGTCCGGCGAACGTATCCATCGCGCGCTCAAGTTGACTGATGCCTGCATGCGCAATGCCGGCTTCGCCCGGCCGCGCATCGCGGTCGCCGGTCTCAATCCGCATGCCGGAGACGGCGGCAATTTCGGCCGCGAGGAGATCGATGTTATTGCGCCGGTAGTCGCAGCCGGCCAGCGCGAGGGCATCGTCGTCGAAGGACCGTTTCCCGCCGACACCGTGTTCCTGCGCGCCAAGGGGGGCGCCTTCGATGCGGTGCTGACGATGTATCACGACCAGGGCCAGATCGCGATGAAGCTGATGGGCTTTGATCGCGGCGTAACGTTGCTCGGCGGCTTTCCATTCCCGATCTGCACGCCCGCGCACGGCACCGCCTACGACATCGCCGGCCAGGGCATCGCATCAATCGGCGCCAGCCGCGCCGCCGTGCTGCTCGCGGCAGAGATGGCCGGGCGGCGCGCGGCCTGA
- a CDS encoding FUSC family protein, with product MSQRSSFWARHAALVFSIRTFSTAMLAFSIALWLGMPRPYWAMASVYITSNQLAGATSSKAAYRMLGTLIGATATIALIPNLVNAPELLSLAVALWVGLCLYLSLIDGTPRSYMFMLAGYTVALLGLPVLSMPEATFDIVSSRVQEIMLGIVCASIASTLVLPQSASAVIKVQVDAWLGEARRLGVDVLTGRGSNEERNDHRMRLAAAASEIDQLSWHLAYETSRSAGIARGLQRLRQHMLALIPLLASIEDQRVVLGARDLTKGNVDDISRRVARWLADGGEDEEKADGLRAALDEARPQLGANAAWIEIVIAGFVSRMRNLVDIVQDCRRLREAVAEGRDPEAVRLAFMPDAVGVAELHRDHGLALWTAAATTSSILVCCAFWIASGWTDGASAPIFAAVLGSLFAGVDNPLPAFRKLYPLFLAVIAVNGIYSFGLLPRATTLEMVIVMLLPTFVLFGWIAARPATARIGALLTIYTSVQLALDSSYSADFSSFANSSVALMVGVALTGIVSGIVRLFGAEWIASRLLRSNWTTLAAVAEGRGPQDGVAVASLMQHRLALLATRIAVVPAQARSDVANLRQMRTALNVIHLRKINVGQARPAIDAFLARLASVCRVHTEGRLSDELLIRLDNTIAATLQEPAGQGRDEALHSLAGIRVGLFPGAVPYQPHEPEQRSIAA from the coding sequence ATGAGCCAACGTTCATCATTTTGGGCCCGGCATGCCGCGCTCGTCTTTTCAATAAGAACGTTCTCGACGGCCATGCTGGCATTTTCGATCGCGCTCTGGTTGGGGATGCCGCGCCCTTACTGGGCGATGGCCTCGGTTTACATCACGTCGAACCAGCTGGCCGGGGCGACGTCGTCGAAGGCGGCTTACCGCATGCTTGGCACGCTGATCGGCGCGACCGCAACGATCGCACTGATCCCGAATCTCGTGAATGCACCCGAACTTCTCAGCCTCGCCGTCGCGCTATGGGTCGGCCTTTGTCTGTACCTTTCACTGATCGACGGCACCCCGCGCAGCTACATGTTCATGCTGGCCGGTTACACCGTGGCGCTCCTTGGCCTGCCTGTGCTGTCGATGCCTGAGGCTACCTTCGACATCGTGTCTTCTCGCGTACAGGAAATTATGCTCGGCATCGTCTGTGCGAGCATCGCGTCGACACTGGTGCTGCCGCAGAGTGCCTCCGCCGTCATCAAGGTGCAGGTGGATGCCTGGCTCGGCGAAGCGCGCCGGCTCGGCGTGGATGTGCTGACCGGTCGTGGCAGCAATGAAGAGCGCAATGACCACCGCATGCGGCTGGCTGCAGCGGCCTCCGAGATCGACCAGCTCTCCTGGCATCTCGCCTACGAGACCAGCAGGTCCGCAGGCATCGCGCGTGGCCTCCAGCGCCTGCGCCAACACATGCTGGCGCTGATTCCACTGCTGGCATCCATCGAGGATCAGCGGGTTGTGCTCGGTGCTCGCGATTTGACGAAAGGGAACGTTGACGACATCAGCAGGAGGGTCGCGCGCTGGCTCGCCGATGGCGGCGAGGACGAAGAGAAGGCCGACGGCCTGCGGGCCGCGCTCGACGAAGCCCGGCCGCAGCTCGGCGCGAACGCCGCCTGGATCGAGATCGTCATCGCCGGATTTGTGAGCCGGATGCGCAACCTCGTCGACATCGTGCAGGACTGCCGGCGTCTGCGCGAGGCAGTTGCTGAGGGCCGCGATCCGGAGGCGGTTCGGCTTGCCTTCATGCCTGATGCGGTCGGCGTCGCCGAGCTTCATCGCGACCACGGGCTGGCCCTGTGGACCGCTGCCGCAACGACATCTTCGATCCTCGTCTGCTGTGCATTCTGGATTGCCTCTGGCTGGACCGACGGCGCGTCCGCCCCGATATTCGCTGCGGTCCTCGGCTCCCTGTTCGCCGGCGTGGACAATCCCCTCCCTGCGTTTCGCAAGCTCTATCCGTTGTTCCTCGCCGTCATCGCCGTCAACGGGATCTACAGCTTCGGCCTGTTGCCCCGGGCTACGACGCTCGAAATGGTCATCGTGATGCTGCTGCCGACATTCGTGTTGTTCGGCTGGATTGCCGCGCGGCCCGCGACTGCTCGTATCGGCGCGCTGCTGACGATTTACACCTCGGTTCAACTGGCACTGGATTCGTCCTACAGCGCGGACTTTTCCTCATTCGCCAATTCCAGCGTGGCGCTGATGGTCGGCGTGGCGTTGACCGGTATCGTGTCCGGCATCGTTCGCTTGTTCGGCGCCGAGTGGATCGCCTCCCGGCTGCTGCGCAGCAACTGGACGACGCTGGCGGCCGTCGCCGAGGGCAGGGGACCGCAGGATGGCGTCGCCGTTGCCAGCCTTATGCAGCACCGGCTGGCGCTTCTTGCTACGCGCATCGCCGTGGTGCCTGCTCAAGCGAGGAGTGATGTCGCCAATCTCCGTCAAATGCGAACCGCCCTCAACGTCATCCATCTGCGGAAAATAAACGTCGGGCAGGCGCGCCCGGCAATCGACGCATTCCTTGCGCGGCTGGCTTCCGTTTGCCGCGTTCATACGGAGGGCCGCCTTTCGGACGAGCTGCTCATACGGCTCGACAACACGATCGCAGCAACTTTGCAGGAGCCGGCGGGCCAGGGGCGCGATGAAGCACTACACAGCCTCGCGGGGATTCGCGTCGGGCTATTCCCCGGAGCGGTTCCGTATCAACCACATGAGCCGGAGCAGAGGAGTATTGCCGCATGA